The Hevea brasiliensis isolate MT/VB/25A 57/8 chromosome 9, ASM3005281v1, whole genome shotgun sequence nucleotide sequence CATAAGGAAAAAGCAACTATCAGCAATTACATATGAATACAGAAAAAGAGTCATTTTAGGATACAGTTGAATTCTTACAAATGATAAAAGAAATGTCATGAGCTTTTAAATTATAAAGAATAGACTAACAAATTTAAAAGGCTAGAAAAAAGTTTAAAGTTTAATTAAAACAATGGTTAATTCACAGAGTTCTCACCAATCAACCTGGTTACAAGACTTACAAGACAAAACAGGAAATGAACATGAATACAAACAGACGAGACTTATTATTCATTTGGCttgattaatataaattaattagagagAGCGGGGGACTGCAACCCTGATACACATTATTCATATTTCATACACTAAGGACAAACAAGATTCAATTGTTCAACCATGGAAGGCAAATGGTTACAAGTAAATGTCACATAAAATTATAAGCATTAACCCTAATGCACATTAACCAAAACTGTTTAGATCGTGTCTTGCTTCTTTGATTATAAGCATGGAAACCAAATAACATATTTAGCAGGTGGGAGTCAATTAGAACTTCAAACCCAAAAACTAAAGTACAGCATTAAAAAGATAGACTTGTTACCTCACGATGCTTAtaattctcttcatcttcttccttatcaCGAATTCTGCCAAGTTCCATGGCCTCCCTCTTATACTCCAACTCTAGCTCTTCCAACATCTGAGGAAAGGTCGAGTTTTCAAATTGACGGCCAGATTGCAAATCAGGTCCCTGTCTCTCAGTATCCCACCCATCATTTCTATAACCACCCACACTGTGATTGTGACCATCATATGAACCATATGAGTTGCCAGCATAAGGGGGAAGTGCAGGAGATTTAGAATGGCTTGAACGACTTCTACCACCATCATTACCATAAGCTTCACGAAATGAAGAGTATGTTAAGCACTTGATTCGAGATGCTAGATGGTACCTTTAACTACATGTTATTTAACATTCACAGAGTGAATCCATCCGTCGCAAACAAGTCCGAAAATGCTTTCAGTAAATAATTTTGTTTTGTAGTCTATCGGCTCAATTCAAACCCATCCACGAAAATACTTCAGAATCGTACACATTATGTTTGAAGCTAAGAACTTACCTCTTGCTGCAAACAAAGAACGAGTAACAAGCAGCATCATTCAGAATTCAGAATTTTCAAAATGAACTCTAAGGCATAAATAGGAGAGTATGTAGGGCCCTAAAGCTATGAAAATTGATTTACCAGCTTTCTAAGGATGCCATAAAAAAATCCTATGCTTTCCCTACCTTGTGGAGAACCCCTAGAAAACTTCTGCAGATCCTCACGAACGCGATCTTCCACAATCTTATCTTGTCTACCAAACCTTTGTTGATACTGTGAAGTATCTCGCGAGTGACCTGTATAAGACCTCTGGGATTCAGAGCGTCGCAATCGTGATCCAACAGGACTTCGCTCAGGTGACCTAGATCTGCTCTTGTGGGAACTAGAAGAACCCTTCTGATCAACCTCCCCTTTAATGACCTTGTGCACAGCATCAACACCTTTCGCTAAAATTAACCTATCCTTGCCACTAACAATTATAAATTTCtcctccattttaattttgcagcCAATGTCCTTTTCAATCCTCTGTATCACTCTCTCAGCGAATAGGGCTTTTACATGCCTTTCTCTTGCAGGAATCCTTTCAAAGAAATCTTGAGACTTGCGATTTGCTCCAAGAGTGGAGGGGCATCCCTGTATATGTAGggtaaggaagaagaaagaaggcaTCTCTGTCTTAAGTGTGTGAATTACATCACTCAACAACAAAGGCATAATATATTAAAGATAACGATGAACTGAAACATATCAACTCTTAATGGCATCTATAGTAGGAAGTAAAAAAAGATAACAGTAAATAAGATATTAAAATGTTTTGAAGAAAATCTAAGCAATTGATAACCAATGGGAAGTTCATCGGAAATGCATGAGTTTAGGCACCATTCCCAGGTCCAAGTCTGGTCCAAATTAGTCTTTGAGTACATTTTTGTAAGAATGTAAAACATCTGATGTCAAGTGTAACCTAATTTACAATATtaaccaataaaaaaaattagtatgATATTTGCCAAGCAACAAAACAATACCTGAGTAAAGTGGCCTGATTCTCCACATATTTTgcaaatcatttcttcttctttccttttcttccagTTTCGCTCTGTAGCTTTTGATTTAGCTTCCCAAACCTTAGCTTCTCGGCTAGTGAAATCAGTTGGCACAGCATTTGGGTCCCGAGGTTCCTCTTCCTCATCAGAGCCTGCATGGGACCTCTTATTTGCTTTTGAGCTATCTTGCGCATTATTGGCAACAGATCCTGGAGGGCCAGTGTATTCCTTGTAAATTTCACTAAAATCGTCATCATCTATATCCGGCCTTGTTGCCATCCAAAATAAAGTTAAATAAAGTCAAACTCCTGCATTACCAACACAAACAGCGTCTTACCATCATCTAGGAAGAACGAGTGAAGAACAATAACCAACCACCgcccaggaaaaaaaaa carries:
- the LOC110645701 gene encoding uncharacterized protein LOC110645701, with amino-acid sequence MATRPDIDDDDFSEIYKEYTGPPGSVANNAQDSSKANKRSHAGSDEEEEPRDPNAVPTDFTSREAKVWEAKSKATERNWKKRKEEEMICKICGESGHFTQGCPSTLGANRKSQDFFERIPARERHVKALFAERVIQRIEKDIGCKIKMEEKFIIVSGKDRLILAKGVDAVHKVIKGEVDQKGSSSSHKSRSRSPERSPVGSRLRRSESQRSYTGHSRDTSQYQQRFGRQDKIVEDRVREDLQKFSRGSPQAYGNDGGRSRSSHSKSPALPPYAGNSYGSYDGHNHSVGGYRNDGWDTERQGPDLQSGRQFENSTFPQMLEELELEYKREAMELGRIRDKEEDEENYKHRETIREMRENYMKKLTLLRSTHTRKWEEFLQLDAQRRQQQARQQMPTSGFGGYKQHTFSDYDGSSTNPHYPGAGLPMDLGARYPNHVENYASRPHDSYGEFQRQRREDFGKAYNQY